In Bacteroidota bacterium, a single window of DNA contains:
- a CDS encoding bi-domain-containing oxidoreductase, which yields MKQVSQEMKKGTMHVEEVPEPALRSGGVVVRNEYSLISAGTERSSVQKRKGSMISKARSNPDMVKLVLQQMKQQGVMNVYRKVMTKLEAFGPLGYSSAGTVIGVAGDIDDFSVGDRVACGGSSANHAEVLFVPKNLCAKVPPELSMKEAAYTTVGAIALQGVRLTAPTLGETVAVIGLGLVGQLTVQILKAAGCSVVGIDLDARSVALAKTLGADAAFHRNSRGLTSDIQSRTRGLGIDAVIITAATKSSDPVQLAGEIARDKGRVVLVGDVGITIPRAPYYMKELEFRISRSYGPGRYDKSYEEKGIDYPVAFVRWTEKRNMEEFLRLVQEKKVDVEKLTTHTFPIAEALKAYHLISKGAKERYIGVMLEYPHERKAAAKSVLVAPPRETKGSLSVGFIGAGNFAQSSLLPFIDVKRAALKSVCTSNGLNAKNVARQFGFESATADPKEIFASNNIDTVFIATRHNLHAAMCVQAMKHHKNVFVEKPLALNERELDEVVKAHDAAKQQSHLRFMVGFNRRFSPSVRQAKAFFDNAAEPMLVNYRVNAGFLPKDHWTQDPVEGGGRIIGEVCHFIDTIQYLTNGEPVSVFAQSLSLGGERTQGDNVAITIRLSNGSVGVVTYLANGDPAVSKERIEMFSGGKTAVIDNFKVLEMFHGGARKVQETSSIEKGHKAEVEEFISSVHLAKDLIPFQSLVATTRATFKIIESLETGLPVEL from the coding sequence ATGAAACAAGTTTCGCAGGAAATGAAGAAGGGGACCATGCACGTGGAAGAGGTTCCCGAGCCGGCGCTCCGGAGCGGGGGCGTGGTCGTCCGCAACGAATACTCTCTCATCAGCGCCGGGACGGAACGCTCGTCCGTTCAAAAGCGGAAGGGGAGCATGATCTCCAAGGCGCGCTCGAACCCCGACATGGTGAAGCTCGTCCTTCAGCAGATGAAGCAGCAAGGCGTGATGAACGTTTACAGGAAAGTGATGACAAAACTCGAGGCGTTCGGCCCGCTCGGCTACAGCTCTGCCGGGACCGTCATCGGCGTCGCGGGGGATATTGACGATTTTTCTGTCGGCGACAGGGTTGCGTGCGGAGGCAGTTCGGCGAACCATGCCGAAGTGCTCTTCGTCCCGAAGAATCTCTGCGCCAAAGTCCCCCCCGAACTGTCGATGAAGGAGGCAGCGTACACGACCGTCGGAGCGATCGCGCTCCAGGGAGTACGGCTGACGGCCCCGACGCTCGGAGAGACCGTCGCCGTCATCGGGCTCGGACTGGTCGGACAATTGACGGTTCAGATTTTGAAAGCCGCCGGATGTTCGGTCGTCGGCATCGACCTCGACGCACGCTCGGTGGCGCTGGCGAAAACCCTCGGTGCCGATGCGGCCTTTCACCGGAATTCGAGGGGATTGACCTCGGATATCCAGTCCCGCACTCGGGGGCTCGGCATCGATGCAGTGATCATCACGGCGGCGACAAAAAGCAGCGACCCGGTGCAGCTGGCGGGGGAGATCGCGCGCGACAAGGGACGCGTTGTTTTAGTCGGCGACGTCGGAATCACCATTCCGCGCGCCCCGTATTACATGAAAGAACTTGAGTTCAGGATCTCACGGTCGTACGGTCCCGGACGATATGACAAGTCGTACGAAGAAAAAGGGATCGATTATCCGGTGGCGTTCGTCCGCTGGACAGAAAAACGAAACATGGAAGAATTCCTTCGGCTTGTGCAGGAAAAGAAAGTCGACGTCGAAAAGCTGACGACACATACCTTTCCAATCGCAGAAGCGTTGAAAGCGTATCACTTGATCTCGAAGGGGGCGAAGGAGCGCTATATCGGCGTGATGCTTGAATACCCGCACGAAAGGAAAGCGGCGGCGAAGAGCGTCCTCGTCGCCCCGCCGCGGGAAACAAAGGGATCGCTGTCGGTGGGATTCATCGGCGCGGGGAACTTTGCCCAGAGCTCTCTTTTGCCGTTCATTGATGTCAAACGGGCCGCCTTAAAGAGCGTGTGCACCTCCAACGGTTTGAACGCCAAGAACGTCGCACGGCAGTTCGGCTTCGAGTCAGCGACCGCCGACCCGAAGGAAATTTTCGCGTCGAACAATATCGATACCGTCTTTATCGCGACGCGCCATAATCTTCATGCCGCGATGTGTGTCCAGGCAATGAAGCATCACAAGAATGTCTTCGTTGAAAAGCCCCTTGCGCTCAACGAACGCGAGCTCGACGAAGTCGTCAAAGCCCACGATGCGGCGAAACAACAATCGCATCTCCGGTTCATGGTCGGATTCAACCGCAGGTTTTCTCCCTCGGTGCGGCAGGCCAAGGCCTTCTTCGACAATGCGGCTGAACCGATGCTGGTCAATTACAGAGTGAATGCCGGTTTTCTTCCCAAAGATCATTGGACGCAGGATCCTGTTGAAGGGGGCGGAAGGATCATCGGCGAAGTATGTCATTTCATCGATACGATCCAGTATCTTACGAACGGCGAACCGGTCTCGGTTTTTGCGCAATCGCTGTCGCTGGGGGGAGAGCGGACACAAGGCGACAACGTTGCGATAACGATCCGGCTTTCGAACGGCTCCGTCGGCGTGGTCACGTATCTCGCGAACGGCGATCCGGCGGTATCGAAGGAACGCATCGAAATGTTCTCGGGGGGGAAGACGGCGGTCATCGACAATTTCAAAGTGCTGGAGATGTTCCATGGAGGCGCGAGAAAGGTTCAGGAAACTTCTTCTATTGAAAAGGGGCATAAAGCCGAAGTCGAGGAATTTATCAGCTCTGTCCATCTTGCGAAAGACCTCATCCCGTTCCAGAGCCTCGTCGCCACCACAAGGGCGACGTTCAAGATCATTGAATCGTTGGAGACCGGACTTCCCGTTGAACTCTAA
- a CDS encoding lysylphosphatidylglycerol synthase transmembrane domain-containing protein yields the protein MKRSKNYIRYIVSFVIMALFMYLAFRGQDLNALWASLTQVRFIWIVYLVVGGILSHVVRAWRWQYLLNPIKKNVTLRNCFSAVMIGYMINNFLPRVGEVVRPYTLGKLENISKTAAFGTVIIERIIDIITFYSILLAVMFIYSDSFAQLFPSFASIEPIFLAGAVFGLVFFIFLFFKAELIFSFLKKGLVFLPQKIRTTIDRTFDSFISGFAVAKQPGDFAMIIVTSYIIQGLYLLLMYIPFFAYDGIVSHSLDFGSAAILLVVSTVAFAVPTPSGFGTYHSFTSFTLTQLYHVDSVTALSYSVLTHEVGVLLTLVIGLYYFFRDHIRVTEIVADAG from the coding sequence ATGAAACGGTCCAAAAACTATATCCGGTACATCGTCAGCTTCGTCATCATGGCGCTGTTCATGTACCTTGCGTTTCGCGGGCAGGATCTCAACGCGCTTTGGGCGTCGTTGACCCAGGTCCGCTTCATCTGGATCGTCTATCTTGTCGTGGGCGGCATCTTGAGCCATGTCGTGCGGGCATGGCGCTGGCAGTATCTTCTCAACCCCATCAAAAAGAATGTCACACTGCGGAATTGTTTTTCGGCCGTGATGATCGGATATATGATCAATAATTTTCTTCCGCGGGTGGGAGAGGTTGTCCGTCCGTATACGCTCGGAAAACTTGAAAACATTTCAAAGACAGCGGCGTTCGGAACGGTCATCATCGAAAGGATCATCGACATCATCACATTCTATTCGATCCTGCTTGCCGTCATGTTCATTTACTCCGACTCGTTTGCGCAGCTGTTCCCGTCGTTCGCTTCGATCGAGCCGATCTTTCTTGCGGGCGCCGTTTTCGGGCTCGTTTTTTTTATCTTCCTTTTTTTCAAAGCAGAGCTCATTTTTTCCTTCCTAAAAAAAGGCCTCGTCTTTTTGCCGCAGAAGATCCGGACCACGATCGACCGTACATTTGATTCCTTCATCAGCGGGTTTGCCGTCGCGAAGCAGCCGGGGGATTTCGCGATGATCATCGTGACGAGCTATATCATTCAGGGACTTTACCTGCTGTTGATGTATATCCCATTTTTTGCCTACGACGGGATCGTGAGCCATTCGCTTGATTTTGGTTCCGCGGCAATTTTGCTCGTGGTTTCCACCGTCGCCTTTGCCGTGCCGACGCCGAGCGGATTCGGCACGTACCATTCGTTTACGTCGTTCACGCTTACGCAGCTCTATCATGTGGACAGTGTGACGGCATTGAGTTATTCGGTCCTGACGCACGAAGTCGGTGTTCTTCTGACGTTGGTCATAGGATTGTATTACTTTTTTAGAGACCATATCCGTGTTACCGAAATTGTCGCCGATGCCGGATGA
- the lolA gene encoding outer membrane lipoprotein chaperone LolA, with product MMRRSVSFLTAGMLAVGVSALVFSAQKEKLSAAEVLEKVQRAYAGVDDASADFTQTVSLSYAKVEQSFTGKVMMKKGNKYRVESQEQTLVTDGKTVWAYSPVNKQVLIDSYKENPNTLSPEQFLVGLPKNFRAALVEDNSGDRHAAYCLKLSPTSGSPKSIKSLKVWIDDADWSVRQVEYIDMNETRTVYTMTNIRFNPGIPDERFTFTVPDHVEIVDLRSSGHPAPRQ from the coding sequence ATGATGCGACGATCGGTTTCTTTTTTGACGGCAGGGATGTTGGCAGTCGGCGTCTCCGCGCTGGTCTTTTCCGCCCAGAAGGAAAAGCTGAGTGCGGCAGAAGTGCTTGAGAAAGTTCAACGCGCGTACGCGGGCGTCGACGATGCGTCGGCCGACTTCACGCAGACCGTTTCGCTCAGCTATGCAAAGGTCGAGCAATCCTTTACCGGGAAGGTGATGATGAAGAAAGGGAATAAATACCGCGTCGAGTCGCAGGAGCAGACGCTCGTGACCGACGGTAAAACGGTCTGGGCCTATTCACCGGTCAACAAACAGGTGCTGATCGATTCGTACAAAGAAAATCCGAACACGCTCTCGCCGGAGCAATTCCTCGTCGGTTTGCCGAAGAATTTCCGTGCCGCGCTTGTTGAGGATAACAGCGGCGACCGTCATGCCGCGTACTGCCTGAAGCTTTCGCCGACTTCCGGCTCCCCCAAGTCGATCAAGTCGCTGAAAGTATGGATCGATGACGCCGACTGGAGCGTCCGGCAGGTCGAGTATATCGACATGAACGAAACCCGGACCGTTTATACGATGACGAATATCCGTTTTAATCCGGGAATTCCGGACGAGCGTTTCACCTTCACCGTTCCCGACCATGTGGAAATCGTGGACCTTCGTTCTTCCGGCCACCCCGCCCCTCGCCAGTAA
- a CDS encoding DNA translocase FtsK — protein MDDTSTLTERPAPRRKKNDEGKNSRRNKQIASFLVMVLGILVLLCLVSYSPADEASGDVPFSQLYKIFTNDPVIQEKAAATGNWLGLVGAITSNFLINSTVGYAVFVLPFLLLAWGWMTLRRSDIRRLVYFTNYVIVIVVLWATLCGLLRLVGMSEDLSPQWSGAVGAFLSIVLKQLIGSAGGIIVTLSLLFITVTLAIDLDLHVTSERVKNFFVMTASAMNALLGRWKEQRALREVEKEKQKAMIEVKRPAEEISSRPDRAVKQRNMPPVEEPVKTDAPQSVGTFAVDEAEKANIASSEPQDEAPLDIKEMVRDEEVDLGERDVEDEEIDYVFPSVDLLNTQRQAEAIDDAELKANAELLRAKLADFDVEVANVSVTPGPVVTLYELVPATGVKVAKIVNLANDLALAMQAKGIRIEAPIPGKGTVGVEIPNHKPSLVTIRSIINSAKFRDAQAALPLAMGKTISGEVYVDDLSKMPHLLIAGSTGSGKSVGINTILASILYRLHPSEVKFLIVDPKKIELSLYRKLEHHYLAVSKDIDEKIITMPQNAVLALKAVELEMEQRYDKLAHAGVRNIADYNERIGSGRLKDSDTLKHRKLPYIVVIIDELADLMITAAREVEEPITRLAQLARAVGIHLVVATQRPSVDVITGVIKANFPARIAYQVSSKTDSRTILDMNGAEQLLGNGDMLYLPSSSPKPIRIQNAFISSDEVEAIVDHIGKQKGYSRPFELPSVLEKQRASMSSGGGERDELFEEAARTIVRHQQGSVSLLQRRLKVGYSRAARLVDELEAAGIVGPFDGSKAREVLVESEAELESILKSLI, from the coding sequence ATGGACGACACCTCAACCCTAACGGAACGACCAGCACCTCGCCGGAAGAAGAACGACGAGGGAAAAAACTCCCGCCGCAACAAACAGATCGCATCGTTCCTCGTCATGGTGCTCGGTATCCTTGTCCTGCTCTGCCTCGTTTCGTACTCTCCCGCGGACGAAGCGAGCGGCGACGTCCCCTTTTCACAGCTCTATAAAATCTTCACGAACGACCCTGTCATCCAGGAGAAAGCCGCGGCCACCGGCAACTGGCTCGGACTCGTCGGGGCCATCACGTCGAACTTCCTCATCAACTCCACGGTCGGCTACGCCGTCTTCGTCCTCCCGTTTCTCCTGCTCGCCTGGGGATGGATGACGCTTCGCCGCAGCGACATTCGCCGCCTTGTGTATTTCACGAATTATGTCATCGTCATCGTCGTCCTTTGGGCAACGCTCTGCGGACTGCTGAGGCTGGTAGGGATGTCCGAAGACCTTTCGCCGCAATGGAGCGGGGCGGTCGGTGCATTTCTCTCGATAGTGCTGAAGCAGTTGATCGGATCGGCGGGGGGCATCATCGTGACCCTTTCGCTCCTTTTCATTACGGTAACGCTCGCCATTGACCTCGACCTCCATGTCACGTCGGAACGGGTGAAAAATTTCTTCGTGATGACCGCATCGGCAATGAATGCGCTTCTGGGGCGTTGGAAAGAACAGCGCGCTCTTCGCGAGGTGGAAAAAGAAAAACAGAAGGCAATGATCGAGGTCAAGCGTCCGGCGGAAGAAATATCCTCCAGGCCGGACCGAGCCGTGAAGCAAAGGAATATGCCTCCGGTTGAAGAACCTGTGAAGACCGACGCGCCGCAGTCCGTCGGGACATTTGCCGTTGATGAAGCGGAGAAAGCCAATATTGCGTCATCGGAGCCTCAGGACGAAGCGCCCCTGGACATCAAGGAGATGGTGCGCGACGAGGAGGTCGATCTGGGTGAGCGCGATGTGGAGGATGAGGAAATCGATTACGTTTTTCCGTCGGTCGATCTGCTGAACACGCAGCGCCAGGCCGAAGCGATCGACGATGCGGAGCTCAAAGCCAACGCCGAGCTTCTCCGGGCGAAGCTCGCCGACTTCGACGTCGAAGTGGCGAACGTCAGCGTCACTCCCGGCCCGGTCGTGACGCTGTACGAGCTTGTCCCGGCGACCGGCGTCAAGGTCGCGAAGATCGTGAACCTCGCGAACGACCTCGCTCTTGCGATGCAGGCGAAAGGGATCCGCATCGAGGCGCCGATCCCGGGGAAAGGGACCGTCGGCGTGGAGATCCCGAATCATAAGCCGTCGCTGGTGACGATCCGAAGCATCATCAATTCGGCGAAATTCCGGGATGCTCAGGCGGCGCTTCCCCTCGCGATGGGAAAAACGATCTCGGGGGAGGTTTACGTCGATGACCTTTCCAAGATGCCTCACCTGCTCATTGCCGGCTCGACCGGCTCGGGAAAGAGCGTCGGCATCAATACGATCCTTGCCAGCATTCTCTACCGCCTGCATCCGTCCGAAGTGAAGTTCCTCATCGTCGACCCGAAGAAGATCGAGCTCAGCCTTTACAGGAAGCTCGAGCACCATTACCTCGCCGTCTCGAAGGACATCGATGAAAAGATCATCACGATGCCGCAAAACGCCGTGCTTGCGCTGAAGGCCGTCGAGCTCGAGATGGAACAGCGGTACGACAAGCTCGCGCATGCCGGCGTGAGGAACATCGCCGACTACAACGAACGGATCGGGTCGGGGCGGCTGAAGGATTCGGATACGCTGAAGCACAGAAAACTCCCGTATATCGTTGTCATCATCGACGAGCTGGCCGACCTGATGATCACGGCGGCGCGCGAAGTAGAAGAGCCGATCACGCGGCTCGCGCAGCTCGCACGCGCAGTGGGGATCCACCTCGTCGTTGCGACGCAGCGGCCTTCGGTCGATGTCATCACGGGGGTGATCAAAGCAAATTTCCCTGCGCGCATTGCGTACCAGGTTTCGTCGAAGACCGACTCCCGCACCATTCTCGACATGAACGGCGCCGAGCAGCTCCTCGGGAACGGCGACATGCTGTACCTGCCTTCATCAAGTCCCAAGCCGATCCGCATCCAGAACGCGTTTATTTCGAGCGACGAGGTCGAAGCGATCGTCGACCACATCGGCAAGCAAAAGGGATACAGCAGGCCGTTTGAACTCCCGTCGGTGCTGGAGAAACAGCGCGCCTCGATGAGTTCGGGAGGGGGAGAACGCGATGAATTGTTTGAGGAAGCTGCGCGGACCATCGTCCGCCATCAGCAGGGTTCGGTCTCCCTGCTGCAGCGGCGGTTGAAGGTCGGTTATTCGCGTGCGGCCCGTCTAGTCGATGAGCTGGAAGCGGCGGGCATTGTCGGACCGTTCGACGGGAGCAAAGCGCGCGAGGTGCTCGTGGAAAGCGAAGCGGAACTTGAAAGCATTCTGAAGAGTCTCATATGA
- a CDS encoding 2-phosphosulfolactate phosphatase produces MKLDVYFSPAQVDEMQLRDKNVVVIDVLRASTTIVTALNNGAREIIPVGSIESAVKVSGNLFGDVVLRGGERNGKIITGFNLGNSPSEYTEEAVKGKSIIFCTTNGSSAMVKAKYAKRMAVAGFINVSIVADFIRQAGEDFSIVCAGEKQLFCIEDAVCAGMLVKMLVEDSPIVVDVNDAAGAAQVLYKTVSKNLLKMARSSDHGKYLVDIGFENDLKTCVDVDSIPVIPLLIGNVIKLKKEETKHSITLDVQEG; encoded by the coding sequence ATGAAACTTGACGTGTACTTTTCTCCTGCTCAAGTCGATGAGATGCAGCTGCGCGACAAGAATGTCGTCGTGATCGACGTACTGCGGGCGAGCACGACCATCGTAACGGCGCTGAACAACGGGGCCCGCGAGATCATCCCGGTCGGATCGATCGAATCGGCCGTGAAGGTGTCGGGGAATCTATTCGGGGATGTCGTGCTGCGCGGCGGCGAACGGAACGGAAAGATCATTACCGGCTTCAATTTGGGGAATTCCCCCAGCGAATACACGGAAGAGGCGGTCAAAGGGAAATCGATCATTTTCTGCACGACCAACGGTTCCTCGGCGATGGTGAAAGCGAAGTACGCCAAAAGGATGGCGGTCGCCGGCTTCATCAACGTGTCGATCGTGGCCGACTTTATCCGCCAGGCCGGCGAAGATTTTTCGATCGTCTGTGCCGGCGAAAAGCAGCTCTTTTGCATCGAGGATGCGGTCTGCGCCGGCATGCTGGTCAAAATGCTTGTGGAAGATTCGCCGATCGTCGTTGACGTGAACGATGCCGCCGGAGCCGCCCAGGTCCTCTATAAGACCGTGAGCAAAAATCTGCTCAAGATGGCGAGGAGCTCGGACCACGGAAAGTATCTCGTCGACATCGGCTTCGAGAACGACCTGAAAACCTGCGTGGACGTCGATTCCATCCCCGTCATTCCCCTCCTCATCGGCAACGTCATCAAGCTGAAGAAAGAGGAGACCAAGCATTCCATCACTCTCGACGTTCAAGAGGGATAA
- the gcvT gene encoding glycine cleavage system aminomethyltransferase GcvT, whose protein sequence is MKQTPFHSIHRKLGAKMVPFGGFEMPVQYSSIIEEHNAVRAAVGVFDVSHMGEFVVKGKNAEAFLQRVTVNDVAKLTPGEAQYSAMCYDDAGIVDDLLVYKLAEDRFMVVVNASNIGKDFEWMSRHLTPGVEFRNDSDATALLAVQGPKSQSVLQKLTAVDLNSVSYYRFKDVTLAGVAMMLSRTGYTGELGFEIYFSPEHAERVWNALFDTGKEFGIAPVGLGARDTLRLEMGYCLYGNDIDQTTNTLEAGLGWITKLKKGDFIGKTVLEKVKAEGLKRKLVGVEIEEKAIPRHGYAIHADGKPIGSVTSGTFSPSLEKGIAMGYVEASYSSPGSPVGIDVRGKAVPGKVTALPFLKR, encoded by the coding sequence ATGAAGCAAACGCCGTTTCATTCGATCCATCGAAAGCTCGGCGCAAAGATGGTTCCGTTCGGCGGTTTTGAAATGCCCGTGCAGTATTCGAGCATCATCGAAGAGCATAACGCGGTGCGCGCTGCTGTCGGCGTGTTCGACGTGTCGCACATGGGGGAGTTCGTTGTGAAGGGAAAGAATGCGGAAGCGTTCCTTCAGCGCGTCACGGTGAACGATGTTGCGAAACTGACCCCCGGCGAAGCGCAGTATTCCGCGATGTGCTACGACGACGCGGGAATTGTCGACGACCTCCTTGTCTATAAGCTTGCCGAAGACCGTTTCATGGTCGTCGTGAATGCTTCGAATATCGGGAAGGATTTTGAGTGGATGAGCCGGCACCTGACGCCCGGCGTTGAATTCCGGAACGACAGCGACGCAACGGCGCTCCTTGCGGTCCAGGGGCCGAAATCACAGTCGGTGCTTCAAAAACTGACGGCCGTCGACCTGAACTCGGTTTCGTATTATCGGTTCAAAGACGTAACTCTTGCCGGAGTCGCGATGATGCTTTCACGGACCGGATATACCGGCGAGCTTGGCTTTGAGATTTATTTTTCCCCCGAGCACGCCGAGCGCGTATGGAATGCTCTCTTTGACACGGGGAAGGAGTTCGGGATCGCGCCGGTCGGGCTTGGTGCCCGCGATACGCTCCGCCTCGAGATGGGATATTGTCTCTACGGAAATGACATTGACCAGACGACCAATACACTCGAAGCGGGGCTCGGCTGGATCACAAAACTGAAAAAGGGGGATTTTATCGGCAAGACAGTCCTTGAAAAAGTGAAGGCAGAAGGGTTGAAGCGAAAGCTCGTCGGTGTTGAGATCGAAGAAAAGGCCATTCCGCGGCACGGGTACGCTATTCATGCGGATGGAAAACCGATCGGCTCCGTGACCAGCGGGACCTTCTCTCCGTCCCTTGAAAAAGGAATCGCGATGGGATACGTCGAAGCGTCCTATTCTTCTCCCGGCAGTCCGGTCGGCATCGATGTCCGTGGAAAGGCCGTTCCCGGAAAAGTCACAGCGCTACCGTTTTTGAAGAGGTGA
- the fsa gene encoding fructose-6-phosphate aldolase, with protein sequence MKFFIDTASIKEIKEANDLGVLDGVTTNPSLVAKEGKEFIPLLKEICAIVQGPISAEVVSTEFDGMMKEGRELAKIHDNIVVKVPLIKDGLKAVKALKAEGIRTNVTLCFSANQALLAAKAGAYFISPFVGRLDDISHNGMDLIGQIVTIYHNYGYDTQVLVASVRHPLHVIDAAMMGADICTMPFKVIDQLIKHPLTDIGIERFLADWNKGQKK encoded by the coding sequence ATGAAATTTTTTATCGACACCGCAAGCATCAAAGAGATCAAAGAGGCGAACGACCTTGGCGTCCTCGACGGCGTGACGACGAATCCGAGCCTCGTGGCGAAGGAAGGGAAAGAATTTATTCCGCTCCTCAAGGAAATTTGCGCCATTGTTCAGGGACCGATCAGCGCCGAAGTGGTCTCGACCGAGTTCGACGGAATGATGAAGGAAGGACGCGAGCTTGCGAAGATCCACGATAACATCGTCGTGAAAGTACCGCTCATTAAGGACGGATTGAAAGCCGTGAAGGCGCTGAAGGCCGAAGGGATCAGGACGAATGTGACGCTCTGTTTTTCCGCCAACCAGGCCTTGCTTGCGGCGAAAGCCGGAGCCTATTTCATCAGTCCGTTCGTCGGAAGGCTCGACGACATCAGCCATAACGGAATGGACCTGATCGGACAGATCGTGACGATCTACCATAATTACGGATACGACACGCAGGTGCTTGTTGCGAGCGTGCGCCATCCGCTTCACGTCATTGACGCGGCGATGATGGGCGCCGACATTTGCACGATGCCGTTCAAAGTCATCGACCAGCTCATCAAGCATCCGCTGACCGACATCGGCATCGAGCGGTTCCTCGCCGATTGGAATAAAGGCCAGAAAAAATGA
- a CDS encoding Rne/Rng family ribonuclease — protein MRKEIIINSTANEVRIAITEEGKLAELFVETPEKERLVGDIYVGKVAKVMPGIQAAFIDVGLPQDAFLHFSDIGASLGQYNAMLGEDSDIDTDADDDEDEPHQSAVPAAAAAPPSPDGSSAAVAVQPPPARQENRHDHRPRYDQRQRRNVNLTKGQEIIVQVTKEPVGKKGVRVTTEVSLPGRFLVLLPFDGKVGISKKISSFKEKRRLRKLVRSILPPSFGVIVRTNAENQDEKVFLQDLESLLATWREIEKGVKEEHPPALLYKDMATTSSVIRDLFSEDVQRVVIDNKKLFKEIRQYVKLVSPQLVEKIEYYGKREPIFDVFGVEKEIATTLSRKVWLKSGGYIIVDHTEAMTVIDVNSGRYAAKQEQELNSLKTDLEAAREICRQLRLRDLGGIIVIDFIDIADEKNKKKVYDELKKEFRKDRAKVTVLPMTEFCLVQITRQRIRQSIIHSFTEPCPVCGGSGLIQSKTTIVSQIERWIRRFKSESKEFRLILRVHPSIALHLTEGTISRLTKIKLRFFVQIKLEEDKGLAIDEFKFISRKQDKDITAQYKS, from the coding sequence ATGAGAAAAGAAATAATCATTAACTCCACCGCGAACGAAGTTCGCATCGCCATCACCGAAGAAGGGAAGCTCGCTGAGCTCTTCGTCGAAACTCCAGAGAAGGAGAGGCTGGTAGGAGATATTTACGTCGGCAAGGTCGCGAAGGTCATGCCCGGGATTCAGGCGGCATTTATTGACGTCGGTCTGCCGCAGGATGCCTTCCTTCATTTTTCCGACATCGGCGCTTCGCTGGGCCAATACAACGCCATGCTCGGAGAGGACTCCGACATCGACACGGATGCGGACGATGATGAAGATGAGCCTCATCAATCGGCAGTTCCGGCCGCCGCGGCCGCGCCCCCGTCGCCAGACGGGTCATCGGCTGCCGTCGCTGTTCAGCCTCCTCCCGCACGCCAGGAAAATCGGCACGACCATCGTCCGCGGTATGATCAGCGGCAGCGCCGCAACGTCAACCTCACAAAGGGACAGGAAATCATCGTCCAGGTTACGAAAGAGCCGGTCGGAAAAAAGGGAGTTCGCGTCACGACCGAGGTCTCTCTCCCGGGACGTTTTCTTGTGCTCCTCCCGTTCGACGGGAAGGTCGGCATCTCGAAAAAGATCAGCAGTTTCAAGGAGAAGCGGCGTCTGCGGAAGCTGGTGCGCAGCATTCTCCCTCCGTCCTTCGGCGTTATCGTCCGCACGAATGCTGAGAACCAGGATGAAAAAGTCTTCCTTCAGGACCTTGAATCTCTTCTTGCGACGTGGCGCGAAATTGAGAAGGGGGTCAAAGAGGAACATCCCCCCGCGCTTCTCTATAAGGACATGGCGACGACCTCGAGCGTCATCCGCGATCTCTTCAGCGAGGACGTACAGCGCGTTGTCATCGACAATAAAAAATTGTTCAAGGAGATCAGGCAATACGTTAAACTGGTCTCCCCGCAGCTCGTAGAGAAGATCGAATATTACGGCAAGCGGGAACCGATCTTCGACGTGTTCGGCGTTGAGAAGGAAATCGCAACCACCCTCTCGAGAAAAGTATGGCTGAAGAGCGGCGGCTACATCATCGTCGACCACACCGAAGCCATGACGGTGATCGACGTGAACAGCGGACGGTACGCTGCGAAGCAGGAACAGGAACTGAATTCGCTGAAGACGGACCTGGAAGCGGCGCGCGAGATCTGCCGTCAGCTTCGTCTGCGCGACCTCGGCGGCATCATCGTCATCGATTTCATCGACATCGCGGACGAGAAGAACAAGAAGAAAGTCTACGACGAGCTGAAGAAGGAATTCCGGAAGGACCGCGCGAAGGTCACGGTGCTCCCCATGACGGAATTCTGCCTCGTCCAGATCACCCGGCAGCGGATCCGCCAGAGCATCATCCACAGCTTCACCGAGCCGTGCCCCGTGTGCGGCGGCAGCGGACTCATCCAGTCGAAGACGACGATCGTCAGCCAGATCGAGCGATGGATCCGCCGGTTCAAATCCGAGTCGAAGGAGTTCAGGCTCATTCTTCGCGTCCATCCGAGCATCGCCTTGCACCTGACGGAGGGTACGATCAGCCGGCTGACGAAAATTAAGCTCCGCTTCTTTGTCCAGATCAAGCTCGAAGAGGATAAAGGGCTCGCGATCGACGAATTTAAGTTCATCTCGCGAAAGCAGGATAAAGACATCACCGCTCAATATAAATCGTAG